A region of the Cryptococcus neoformans var. neoformans B-3501A chromosome 6, whole genome shotgun sequence genome:
TCCGTCTCCATGAGAACATGGGATAATTATAACATTGAAGATCCCACCCCTCCTGATCAACTCCGATCGCAACTCAACACCATCGTCCGACCTATCGAGCGATTTCCCAGCGGCCTCGAATCCAAAGCGCGATCAGAAAAATCCCAATTCCAAACGGTGAAAACGGAGCGAGCACTACTCAACTCTATGTTGGGTATGATCTACCGCCACGACCCCGATGTCATTGTGGGGCATAATTTCTTGGGAGGCGGGTTTGAAGCATTACTGTATAGGATGAAAGAGCTCAAAGCAGATCATTGGTCGAGAATAGGAAGGTTCAGGAGAAAGGGAATGAATGTTAGTAAGATGGGAAGTAATGTAAAGCTCATGGCCGGTCGTTTGGTTGCGGATTTATCAAGTGATGCCGCCAAGGTCAGCGTTCTTACTTGTGTGTTCTAGATCATCGGCTAACCATTATGACAGGGTATGATTTCATCAACGACCTGGTCTCTCACCGAGATGACCAACACCCACCTCAAGGTCCAACGCGAAGACATTGACCCAGAAGACACTGCCGGTTATTTTGACCATACTGCCACTTCACCTGATAGATTGATCAAGTTTATCAGACTGTGTGAAGTcgatgcctttttccagaTGGCGATTGCTGCTAGAGTACAAATCTTGCCATTGACCAAGCAGCTGACCAACTTGGCTGGTAATTCATGGTGAATATTTTACAATTAAATCTCGGATTTAGAGCTGACGGATGACAGGAATTTGACCCTCAACGGTGGTCGTGCGGTCCGTAATGAGtttatccttctccatgaGTTCCACCGACTTGAGTACGTCTGTCCAGATAAAGCGCCTTACAAGGCAAAGACCAGACCGActggggatgatgatgaggttACGGAAGACATTATAGCGATGAAAGGCCAGAGAGGAAAAGCCAAGTATGCTGGTGGTTTGGTCTTTGAACCTAAAAGAGGATTGTGGGACAAgtacatcatcatcatggacTTCAACTCGCTTTATCCAAGTATTATTCAAGAATACAACATCGATTTTACAACAGTTGAGAgggacgatgatgagaatgtAAGTTTTTGTGGAAATTTTCAAGCAGGTTGACTAATGAAAAACaggccgaagaagagaagatcCCAGATGTTCCTTCAAGCGATGTACCTCAAGGTGTTCTACCCCGTATTATTGCGACTCTCGTCAACCGGCGTCGTCAAGTCAAGGCCCTTATGAAGGATAAGTCCGCAACCCCCGCTAAGCTCTTACAAGTATGCCATTACAGAAATTTCTTTTCACTTCTTGTGATAATGGCTGATGCCATGCGCAGTATGATATCAAGCAGCAAGCTCTCAAACTCACTGCCAACTCGATGTACGGTTGTCTTGGTTTTGCTGGTTCTCGATTCTCCTCGAGACCACTGGCCGCATTGACAACCTTCAAGGGTCGAGAGATTTTAACGCACACCCGGGAGTTGGCTGAGTCTCTGCAGCTCGACGTGAGTTGCTTTCCAATGGGAAGGACCTGGGATCCAGCTGATAGAATGTATAGGTCGTCTATGGTGATACCGACTCTGTCTTTGTCAACTCCAATGTCACAACCTACCCCGAAGCTCTCAAGATTGCCAATGAGTTCAAGAAGCTTGTCAATGAACGATATAAGCTCCTCGAAATTGACTTGGACGCCGTATTTGAACGAATCTTGCTTCtgaacaagaagaagtatGCTGCTGTCAAGATCGAtgaagctggggaaagaagTACTGAAGTTAAGGGTTTGGatatgaagagaagagagttCAGTAAGGTTTCAAAGGATGCAAGCGCGTGAGTATCCGCTTTGGCTTTGCCCATCGAAATATGGTATTGATGACCATGATAGTGCGATACTGAAGGAGATCTTGAGTGGTGAAGCTACAGAAGTCGTGGTTGAGAAGATTCATGAACTCCTCACCAAGCTAGGAGAGGCTGTACGCAACAACGAGATTCCTATCGATGActacatcatcttcaaggtGAGTTCGATCATGGAAGCCCCACTGTCTTATGTCGCTAACCACCGCCTTCTAAAAGCGTCTTGGTAAAAACCCCGAAGATTACCCAGACAAGAAATCTCAACCCCACGTTCAAGTCGCTCTTCGTATGAAACAAAAAGGTGCCGCTGTTCGAGCTCATGATGTTATTCCCTATATCATCTGCTTGGACGAACATGGAAAGGGCGGAAAGACGGCGTCTGCGGATCGGGCTTTCCATCCTGATGATTTGAGAAGGCAAGGGTCGGAACTGAGAATTGGTGAGTCAGGGTGGGCTAAGTAAGTTCAAATGATGAAAGCTAATGGCATGTAGATCACGAGTACTACCTTGATCAGCAAATTTTACATCCCATATTGAGGTTATGTGAGACTATAGAAGGCACTGAGCGAGCACGATTAGCAGAATGTCTTGGTGAGTAATTATCATTCCCGACCTAGAGTTCACCATCTAAACATGTATAGGTCTTGATCCTTTGAGATATACCTCGACAGGCACAGCCGAAGCTCAGGAAAAAGAGTTCTTCACTTTTGATTCCCAGATTTCGGACAACGATCGTTTCCGCGATGCTGATCCCCTCAATCTCGTCTGTCCATCTTGTAGCGAGGAAACAGTATTTGTAGGCTTGCAGACTGACGCTTCTGAAGTGGTACGTCTTTCTGAAGACTGAGTCATGATTTGTTGCTCACATGGATGCGGCATTAGTCCAATATCCGAGCAAACGGTATTTGTTGCAATTCTTGTCAGTTAGTCATCCACCCCGCCTCTTTACAACTCCAGCTCGAAAACCAAATTCGATCCCATATCTCAAAATACTATCTTGGATGGATGACTTGCGATGGCGAAGGTTGTGGATTGAGAACGAGGGCCATGAGTGTAtatggaaagagatgttTAGGGTTTATCAAGGAGAATTGCTGGGGTACAATGAGGCTTGAGGTGAGTATCGGCGCTCCTCGTTCTAGCATGAAGATTGACCAATAACATCCCTATAGTACACGGATGCAAAACTGTACAATCAGCTCTTGTATTACCGTAGTCTGTTTGACGTTGAGAAGATCCTAAATGCTGTGCGAGGCTCGCAACGTTTCGGTGAGCATCTTCTCTACATTTTTTTTctaactttttttttggcgcTGGCCGTTAACAAAGAACGCAGACGAAATCCGACCCTTGACAACCGCCAATCAAAAAGTTTTATCAGAACTTGTAGCTGTCACAGACATGTACCTTGACAAAAACGGGAGAAGATATGTCGATTTAAAGGGGCTGTTTGGATTCATGGAGAGGATTAAGATTTGAGAGAGATGTCGAGACGATGACCATCAAGTAGAAGAGCGGTCGATGTGTAGATAGGATTTTTAGTTTGTGTTACTGATTTTTGGTTTTCGCTCAGACGATTTTTTGTACGGTATTTGCATGGATTGGTTTTGgacttttccttttttggtGCGTTTTTTTAGTCCATCGAGATTTGGAGGTGAAAGACATGATACTTGGTGTTGAGTGGTGAGATGAGATACAGATGGCAATATTCGCTGGAGTCAggagctgctgctgtccaGTCAAGAAACGACGAGATAAGCGCAATGCCCGGCCCACATCAGCAACCAATGACCCGtcccccctccttcctccctcccctcaACCGGGAGATTTTCTTGATTTGAATCGTCCGATACTGAATGAGAGATCTGGCGTTCAAGATAACTTGTCCTTTTTTCGGTACCCTGATGAGTGCGATACGGAACAGATTACCTCTCAAATGAGTGACGACGACAGCGGACATAAACTAGTTCGTCGGTGATCGGTTGTCGGTGGTTAATAATAAGTAGCAGACAATTTCTAAATGCGGAACCTCTGATCCCCtcggccttcttcatcacaATCTTGAATCTGCCCATTCTACTACCGAATCCGCCTCGTCCATTGCTTAGGGCATCCAATGCGGCGAGCTCTGAGAGGCCCAGCGTCAACGACCCTTAAACCCGCAGTGACATTGAACACAGACGCCTCACTGGAAACACGTCCTCCAGACTGGGCTACGTACGCCAAGCTGTCCTGCATCCCTCTTTCCAACCCACTCACCTGTCGAACCAGGTGATGGCTGTCGATCTGCATGTCAGGACGCTGGTTAGATCTTTCTTATGATTCCTATTTGTGGCCATTGTAACTTAGTAACGCGATGAACTGTGCCGCTCTCACAACTCTGGGGCGGAAAGCCACCATGACATCATCAACGTATAATCTACCACTACCTAAGCATGTCAAGGCCGACTGCTCGTACAGTTTGAGCCCCCAACGCAGCATGGAATGGCGAGGAACGATTTGTAGATACACAAGTCGAGTACATTGCGTTATGTGGACTATGCCTCAAAATTTATCGTGTTGGAGACAGAGATGCTCTAAATAGGACATACAGGGGTAAACATACCCATAATTAGTTACCGATCTCGAAGATACCACTCGACAATATAATATTTATCTCTATCTGCGATGATGAGCGCTGCGACCTCCGCCATAGCAGACATCGAGACATCGGCAAGTTACGTAAGACGTCCGTTCGACTTCGACATGCGAGCTGTTGGGGGCTTGGGGCCTTGGCCCCTTGGGGCCCTTGGGGGTTGGTTTGGGGCCAGAACTTGTTGGGGGGCGGTAGTTGTCTATTACGTAAGCGATATGAGGAGACGGATGACTACGACCATGCTTCGTTCTTCCCAGCCACTTACCAGAAATCAGACGAGACTGCAGTCGCAACTTTCAAAACCACCTATTGATGGCCGAGACGAAACAGGAATTTTGAAAGCTTGGTGGGTTTCCCAAATACTGCTACTTACCATATCAAACTTAGATAGCTGACCTAATAGCCCCAAACTGTTATATTATATGCCACTGTAGTACCTGTGGGCTTCAAGGTGGAATACAACTGGAGAAGCGAACATGGCTAGGACACCGACCGCTTGACCATCTACATGAAATGGAGAATACCCTCCAAATCTTAATTTTTCACCCTCGTCGGTCACAGAGACCTCTCCTGTGGCTCCTCCGCTCCTAGCCTTTGCGGCAAAAGAGATAGATTTATCGGCCAAATTCAAGCTCCACAAAGGCCTAGTTCAGAATCACCACCTGCACATCCAACTATATGCGCAACGCCGCTTTTTCCTAGCGCGTCCCCTTCACGGCCATGTTCTCATGTAATTTCCCCCCCCAACGAGACTTTCCTTACTCCGATCGTCATCCAACGCCTACGCGAGATACCGTTGCTGTCGCAGTTGCCTCGGTGGGTTTTCGACATCATTTCAGGTCTAATTACGATCTCTATTCCCCTGCTATCGCGTATACACTCAAAGCCAAGCATGGCTTCTCTCATCGTGCCACCAGGGATATGATTCAATCAGCGAATGACCTACGTCTGCTAGCAGCCATGGACCGCAATAGGGAACATGAGGTTgcaagctcatcatcatcggtccctctctctccgtTGCCACCCTTAGCA
Encoded here:
- a CDS encoding hypothetical protein (HMMPfam hit to DNA_pol_B, DNA polymerase family B, score: 476.3, E(): 3e-140; HMMPfam hit to DNA_pol_B_exo, DNA polymerase family B, exonuclease domain, score: 71.6, E(): 2e-18) — its product is MSKDALKTLLECRAKGGRLSLWKPEETKIYDSVTDEQYRSIVGSRNDQDDFIEDDDGGDYVDHGLEDWDGAERDDEESEDEDDFEGEDEELRKARKLKRAKAKAKALASSGKAPKSLKPKPKASYSDYSRRSTSSTYRAAAIPSAIQEDDFMANLLSSVTAASNETASRKRKSSPEIPSSDGYQAPSSDSSFFSSRKRYGGDSDDEPVWDAKRGVMGKKPRVSDATITPRGMSRDRDQENEYSFDDTMDVEDVAVKPELVDSEEEEEIQVRKTRPLTATNKLNGAAGAKRKVINSTSVKNVIKREPSPVLAIAPEAAPEIEEIQSVKPRTNGKPKVKANAKHWSAIQESLAASSSNQTSELDTVSAPVGSTKPENVMEKDGSLRFFWLDHLEQDGIVHLVGKVLDKQTGKYVSACVSVTGIERCLYVKPRAKRFARGFETDLDVSEEDVLDEFENFRSQVGIDQYRCKFVKRKYAFEDKDVEKGESDWLEVVYGFDQPAIPMDSNGATFSHIFGTNTTPFELFVVNQKIMGPSWLEIKDIAPVEKASSWCKLEFYVTDPSEVNPFSETDPSAPKDTPPFTIMSISLRTIVNHRENKTEILSVSMRTWDNYNIEDPTPPDQLRSQLNTIVRPIERFPSGLESKARSEKSQFQTVKTERALLNSMLGMIYRHDPDVIVGHNFLGGGFEALLYRMKELKADHWSRIGRFRRKGMNVSKMGSNVKLMAGRLVADLSSDAAKGMISSTTWSLTEMTNTHLKVQREDIDPEDTAGYFDHTATSPDRLIKFIRLCEVDAFFQMAIAARVQILPLTKQLTNLAGNSWNLTLNGGRAVRNEFILLHEFHRLEYVCPDKAPYKAKTRPTGDDDEVTEDIIAMKGQRGKAKYAGGLVFEPKRGLWDKYIIIMDFNSLYPSIIQEYNIDFTTVERDDDENAEEEKIPDVPSSDVPQGVLPRIIATLVNRRRQVKALMKDKSATPAKLLQYDIKQQALKLTANSMYGCLGFAGSRFSSRPLAALTTFKGREILTHTRELAESLQLDVVYGDTDSVFVNSNVTTYPEALKIANEFKKLVNERYKLLEIDLDAVFERILLLNKKKYAAVKIDEAGERSTEVKGLDMKRREFSKVSKDASAAILKEILSGEATEVVVEKIHELLTKLGEAVRNNEIPIDDYIIFKRLGKNPEDYPDKKSQPHVQVALRMKQKGAAVRAHDVIPYIICLDEHGKGGKTASADRAFHPDDLRRQGSELRIDHEYYLDQQILHPILRLCETIEGTERARLAECLGLDPLRYTSTGTAEAQEKEFFTFDSQISDNDRFRDADPLNLVCPSCSEETVFVGLQTDASEVSNIRANGICCNSCQLVIHPASLQLQLENQIRSHISKYYLGWMTCDGEGCGLRTRAMSVYGKRCLGFIKENCWGTMRLEYTDAKLYNQLLYYRSLFDVEKILNAVRGSQRFDEIRPLTTANQKVLSELVAVTDMYLDKNGRRYVDLKGLFGFMERIKI